AGAAAGCCAAGGGCCGGATTTGAACCGGCGATGGGCGGCTCTGCAGGCCGCTGCGTTAGGCCGGACTCTGCCACCTTGGCGCAGTTCACAGTAAAAGAGTGAGTCGCTTAAGAGTAGCGAATTCCGCTAGCCCTCGCCCTCGGACTGCCCGGGTTCGCCGACGCCTTCGACCGGGACGGTGTTGAGAATCGACGACTGGGCCTCGTCCACCGAGTCAAACCGGTTGTCCTCGACACGGTCGAGCACATCGCGTAGCGACTCGGTGCCGTCGGCATAGACGAGTTCCACGTCCTCGAACTCCTGTCGAGCGGTATCGACCGACAGTGGATACGACGCGGAATCGAGCAGTTCCGTCAGTTCGTTCAGTTTGACTTCGCGAGCCATACTGATGCTTCTACGCGCGACACAGTAGTTACACTCTGCATAAATAGGGAAAGCCCACTGCGGAGAGATGACTCTCCGCAGTAGGCTGAAAAACCGGAATGAATGGTGGCGGCGAACCGGATTTCCCAGAGGCTCGCGCACTCCAGTACTCGCCGGAACGCTGGTGAGCTTATCTTCCGTGTTCGGGATGGGTACGGGAGGCAACCTCACCGCTATGGCCGCC
The Halomicroarcula saliterrae genome window above contains:
- a CDS encoding DUF5789 family protein; translation: MAREVKLNELTELLDSASYPLSVDTARQEFEDVELVYADGTESLRDVLDRVEDNRFDSVDEAQSSILNTVPVEGVGEPGQSEGEG